ACCTTCCAGTGCCAGACTGCAAAGGAAGGCTCCCCGATCTTGCCTCCCATCATCCTGAGGTGGAAATGAGCTGCTTCCTTGGCAGAGGAAAGACTTGCtcaatgctattaaaaaaaaaaaaatataaaaaaaatcagatccaCAGTTCTTTTCCATCGCACAGTTCATTACTGTCACTACAAGTAACAGTGGCAGCTGCTATGTAGACAGACTGCGTGTTTGACACAATATTGCCTGACCCTGCTTTGAATAGCGTCAGGCAATATTGTGTTAAAAATACCTGTATGCCATCACTGCTCCAGCCTGCATTAGCAGGCAATTCTGGAGCGCAGTCAGgcactaaataaaaaaacccaccttagATATATATATTGCCTATTCCACACAAGTTCTGTGTTACCATGACAGAACAGAGGAGATGATGCAAGTGTCCACAAGTGAATATAACTAAAACATTAACAACAGAGATGGAAAAcggggaaggggagagaaaggagggaagTGTTTTCAGATTAAGCAGTATTACCTAGTGCATGCACAGTATCACCTACAGGATGGAGGGAAGACTAatacagctgaagcagaaaagtgGAAGAAGATGTGTTCGTTCTCGCAGTTTGCCTGGTCTTTCCTAAAACAATGCATTTATTTAGACGGCTGTAGATTCCCCTACAGCTCCAACTTAACATGCATTCCTCAGTTTCCTCCAGACAGTTTTTACTAGAAGAGCTTAAACAAACCTTAATCACCTTAAAAGACTTGTGTTTTTAACAGCAGAATTTTGACCTGGAGCCTGACCAAATACTCTTGTTTTCCTGATGTCAGGTTCAGGTTCTGGAGCTGCCATCCAAGACGTCAGTCTGTACCTTGAAGCCAGAGGTGGGTGCCAAGCTGGGCATGCCCATGTGTCTGAAGTTATGGCAGGTAAGGCAAGAGCGCCTGCTAATTGTGAAATGTTTTCCCTGTGATTCATTTTATATGAAGCACATGAATCTTTCTTCACTTGGATTTTGATTTATTATCAAACCAATCAAGTAATTATACTATTAAAGGGGGGAAAGATTTGTGAACATCCTTAATGTAACTTTCAGAGCTTTCCAAGCTTTAATGGAAGATTTGCAAATGTTCAGGGAAAGCTTTGTATCCTTAGGAGAGATATGTTTTTTGCATCAATCAAGAGGAAAGTGAGTGACTTACCAAAGCCGGTTGTTTGATATGGTTTCTCACTGCATTAAGAACGATGAGAAGTTATTGGGTTACttaaaaacagtgattttaatGGCAGGTTGCGTTCACTTCGGTGCCCTCAGGACAAGGAAACACTCTATGAACATTTCTATTCCAGACGTACAATaggaacaaaatatttatggtGGTACTGACTTTGgacaaaaaggcaaataaaagcagttaaagaaaaacaccCCCGCATTCGCAGAGTATTCAGCAAATGATGTTTATGGGGTGCCAGCAGAGAAAGACAAGTGGTACAAAATGGTGGCAGTAGAGGGAGGAAAGAGTTGAGGTGATTGGCCCTTAAGTTGGTGGCAAAGCCGATTCCCAGTTTAAGCCCCTGACTGCAGACTGTTAGAGGTCCGCAGTGCCATCCGTGCTGATTTCAAGTATGTTATTCCTGCAGGTTCAGCTGAACATTAGTGTTGGTTTCAGTTGAAAAAATTAATCAACTGGTTGTGAATTCAGGGCCTTAGTGTCTTCACTCAAGGTTCTGAACCAACTGAAGTCCAGAGGAATTCACTTGCTGGCTTCAGACAAAAGCAGGAGAGGCCACAGTTCAAGTCCCATGCTGTAATTAaaacttagaagaaaaaaaaaaaagggggaggaatTAAATAGACTGATTAGGCTGTTATTAAACAGAAAGTTTCTCCTAAAAATGCAATCAGTGTTCAGTACTCAATGAGATGAATGAGGCTTTCTGTCTCCTGGACGTTTTTTAATAAGATGAAGATAACTGAGAAAATGTTCAGTGTTGAAAATGTTGCCTGTATAAAAAGTCCTCTGTCTTGCCATATTTTCTACATGCATTAATATTGCTATTCCTCCAAGAAGCGGAGCAGGTGCAGAGTCTTAATTTTAtgtagtttttaattttgttgccAGTAGGGAAAAAACTGGACTGGGAACTGGGAGAGGTAAATTATTCCATGTAGATTCTGGCTTTGGGAAGTCACCACAACTTCCTAGACTGCAACAGGTAAGGAGAAATAATCCCTTACAGTCTCACAGCTGTCTCTGCTCTTTTACAAATGTGTGCAACTCGGTTTAAAAGCACAGGGGAGAAGGATACTCTTAAGGGCAAATAATTATATGTGGCGTACCAAAGGGACGCTCTGCGTTCTAGTTTGCGGTTTCACTGGAAGTGGCTCACTGAGTAACCCTGTAACCATAAAAGCAGGAACACAAGCTAACCCAGCTGCACCCCTTCCTGAATAGAGGCCATCCAGGATTTCTTTGTACATGACTCTGTTGGGCAATATCGACATACCCAGGAGGTGAGCACTCCCCATCGCTTATGGGTAACGTGTTGCCTAAGAGACTATTTGATGTTGATTATGGCACAGTAAATTAACAAGTTGAAACAGAAGCTGACATGGCGAGATGGTCTGAAGGAAGTATGCTCAGGGTTGTTGTCCAACAAGACTTTGGGGGCTGCAGCCATGTACTATCATATTTTTATGAATGCCAATAAAAAAAGATCCACGTGGCAGGGAAACAATGCACATGAATTAGAAACTTTACTATAGCGCAGAAGGAAATTGAGGCTTAGGTTAGGCTTGTCGATTAAGCCCCACTGGCTTCGCCTAAGCAGTTGAAAAGCTTGcagctgtttattttgctgttttggaaCTTTTTTCCCTCTCGTTTTACCAGATCTGTCCTTAAATGTTTTAGTTCATTCAGTGGGGTTTTCCTTGTGAAGGTTCACATTCTTAATTGTCCCTTCAGCTTCACACCTTCCTGCTATTACTAATTGGGTGGAGTAGGATTTGCAGGAGTTAAGGATAGTCTTCCCTTACATTTTTTGCACTCCTTGGGGAAGGCATCACGTTGCGTAACGgtgcaaacaaaataattcaacaGGAATAATACATGTAGAAACTGGAAATGCAGAGTTACTACTTTATATAAACTATAGCAATTATTCCTGTTGAGTTGACAGCAAatcaccttctcttccttccttgaCAGTTATCCAAATGCAACAACAAAATGTTCTGCTTAGGAAGAACAAtgatttataatttaatttttccactgaaacagAACATGAATGGTGAAGACTTTTAGCCAGGAGTGTCCGTTATTAGGCACTGAAATAAACAGGCCATTGTGAACCACTGCTTGGTGAGCCCAGGCTGAGAGCTCCCCTGATCTTTCAATAGCTTTTATTGTTTAAGAATACGtacttattaaaatattacactTCATATGGTTGGGGAAAGTCAGGAAGAAGTAGTGTGGGAGACCTTCATTTCATAgaacacagtattttgtttttaaaatggacCAATGTTAACCTCACTTGCAAATTACTGGGTTTCAAATCTAAGCTAAGATAcctacaggaaaaagaaaggttcTACTTGGTATTTCCTGTAATGCTGAGCACTCATCTGTCTCTCCGACCTTAATGAGGGTTATGAGCACCTAGGAAAATCTGGCCATCCCATTTGGAGTGAGGCAGAGGAGCCGACCCTGCCCATCCACCTTGTCTTTCCCTGGCTAATGGAAGCTATGGCTCCTGTGGAGGAGTCCTGTGCTCTTAGAAGAGCAGTAGAAATAATTGTGGGGGGGTTTAAGATGCCCATTCTGGGGGctttttttaaggttaattGAAGTACCtatgaaatactttattttgctttgaaagtttTACCCTTTGTTAAATATAAATCAGATCTGGAATGTTCATTTCATTCAGATTTTAACTTTTCCCCGGTATTAAAAACCAGGTACTCTTCATTCAAAATACGTGGTAAGTTGACATTAATTCACGTATATTTGACACATATTCATTGCTCTGATGTTATTTTAGCAGATCAaaaatttgacagaaaaaaatgtgcacagTTCTGGGCATTATGAGAGACCTTCTTTGCAGGCCTTTCTAGCCAGAGCATGCTCCCTATCTTAAAGCAAGGAATGAGGCTCCTGCAGGATCCCAGGTGTGCACAGACCTGTTCAGAAAGATGATGTAGGGGATTTCCCCTTTGGTTTCCTTCTTATAAGGGacaattttcttctctgctcagTGAGATCCGTTCCTCGTTCAAGCAATTCTCTAGGCTGAATAAATCTGAGAAAGAGCATGAGGCTTTTACTCAGCAGTCTAATAAGACTTAGACCACCCATCTCTTGTTAGTTTAACTCCCCCTAGAATAAATAACAACCAGTGGGAGAATAGTCTGGGCCATTTAATAGAGGCAGGGAGCCTTTGGCCACTGCAGGCTTGTATCATGACATTGACGGCCAGCAAGTTGGAAGAATGTCATTCAATAACATGATAccagtaaaaattaattctttataaATGTCCTTTACCTTTATTTGGATTGAATGTCAAGGAAACAAATCCTGTAGGATCAGATGGCGTTTGGAAAGAGCTGAATAACCTACCAGATACTTTTCTTAGGTGTGCCTGCATGAGGTGGTTGTAACCCCAGTGTCTTATTTTGGTGTTTCTTCTATTAAAGAAATAACTGGCATTAACAGATGCCTGTTTTTTAGTTGCTTTTCATTAGGGATTTGCATCTTCACTCACATAAGCAGTTACTGCTTATGGGGTCATTAGTCTTTTGGCTGGAGCAATGATGAATACTTTCCTTAAGTGTGACATGTAATCCAGTAATGTTCCCTTCTTTGAGTTATTTCAGAGGCTTAAATAAATTAGGTGTCTGCCCAGGGTGCCATGCCCTTTGGCCTGTGACATCATTAATCAAAATAGCTTTCAATTGGCTACAGTGGGGCTCAGGCGCCTGTTAACCCCTTGGTGACTCGCCCAGAGATTCCTGACAGAGGTTCAGTGTTTACCTTTAAGCACTATGGTGTGCTTGGGTAAATGATCCCTGTGTGTAACCCTACACTTGGCAAGGTGAAACTGAACGCTTGAAGCACGGCACTTCTTTCAGTGTCCATGCGGGTTTGTGTAGCTTGAGAGGAACTCGGCTGctccaagtaattttttttaaggaacgCAAACCAAGTGCAGGCCATGAAGTAAAGCTTCTGAAAACTTCAGGCAGCCTTTTGTCAGGTGTTGTAGAGGACATCAGTCTggattttcagagaaattttccgtatgtatgtgtgtatatatgcgTAGGTTagatatatattatataaatacagaaatttataTGTAGGTATAAAAACCGTAAGTGTATGTCAGCAGTTACTTAGTGATGCTTTTTGTAAGTGGATGGACTATCAAGATTTGAGATTCAGACTTCGGAACTTTTCACTCCTAAGCCAGTCAGcgcttttgttttattttcttggtgCTTGGACTGAAACCTATCTGGGGATGGTAATTTTCCTAACGGGCTATTTACTTCtcaattttacttttctcttgATCAGCTCAGCTGTGGGTCACAACCTTTGCTTCTGGCTGGCTATGAAGATGGATCAGTGGTCCTTTGGAATTTGTCAATGGGAAAAGCGTCAAGCCAACTTGGTTGCCACCAGGAGCCAGTGATGAGCCTTGACTTTGACTCGGAGAAGGCCAAGGGGATCTCGGGCTCATCTGAAAAGGTGCTTAGCATCTGGAGCCTCAATGAGCAACAGAACCTCCAGGTCAGGATCATTGGCCCTCTAGTGTCATTTATCCCACTTTGCACTAACAGTTTGATagactaaaaaaatatttagtcatGAAGAGGAGTTGTTGCAGATCTCTAGCTAATTAATCACAGACTGGTTAGAATGTCTGTGCTATGTGACTAGACTTAGAAAAAGATGgtgaggatttaaaaaaaaaaaaaaaaagaaacaaaccctcTCACATGTTTCTGGTTTTACCAAAGTTGCAGCAGGCACACAAGCCTAGCATTACTCAAGCCATTGCCTCCGTATCTTCATTTATCACGTTAGTAGTATTCAGCTCTCAGAATGTCCTAAACATTATAAATGActtataaaaatgagaaacaaaggaTTGCTTTTCCAGAGGTTCTGCTTGAGTGGATAGAGCTTTCTTTCCACTgtgggaaagacagaaatactccataaaatacttcacaaaacaaaaagagtaGTAGCCCAGCTAGCACCAAGAGGACATGAGGTTTAGGCAACCAGCTTCCTCTGGCACCTTTAGAGCCCTAGCCAGAGACAAAGTAAGTTAATTGGATGTATCTCTTGTGTCTGAGCTACGCGAACCTGGGATGGCTGGTTTAGAAGGAGATCTCATCATCACCAGCTCAGACTGTGCTAGTGAATGGCAATAAATATTGCTTAACCTAGACAACTTTATCAAGTGTTCCAACAGTGCCAAGGGGTTAAGTACGTTTTAACTGGGTGTGGAAATGAAGTGCATAAAAGctcatgaaaattaaaatggtcCATGCACAGCCTCTCCACTACCGAGTGCTTTAACCTTTTTTAAAGTGGCAGTTGTCCCCTGCACGTACAACAAAGAGGGCCTGAACCAGCCCCTGTGTGCCCCCATATCACCCCTGAGAAGAGAGCTGCTGCGTACACCAATTCATGGAAGAACGATAATCGTTTTTCCAGCTTGCAGCTTTTGTGGGGAGTTTTTAGGTAGTGTGGCAAgttaatgctgttttctgaatgGTGCTAcgggaagaaaagcaagtgctTGGACATCCAGCCATGACTCGTCACCTGGGGGGGGCACTGTGAAGGTACATAATCTGTTAGGCCTCACCACACAACCAGCATTTATGGAGTGGTAGGGCACTGAGACCCCCGTGCACGTGGTGTAAATGCAACCAACTGAGATGAAGTTACACAGCACACACTGAGGAGAACATCCGAACTTTAATAGGCAATATGACACGAAAGGAAAGAGGCACTCCAGGCTGAAGAAGTAGCAAAGGTGTTCTAAGCTAATGTGATAAAGAGCGTTAACAAGTCTGATACATAGCTGTtgtggtttggggggtttttggtCATTTTTGCCCTTCTCCTGCCTGGGTCTTTCTGGCACTATTGGCACACATCTGCACCTCGTCTCCTTAGCtctgggaagcagaaaggaaagtgaGCAGGTAAGTCCCAGTAAGAAACTCGGTATTGAGACTAGTTTTCTAAGGCCCAGAAGTCTGACATCATGACAGGCTTCTTAAAGCTTCAAACACTCTGGTGTTGGAGAGGAAGCTGTTTCTTCATATTAATTATAgcttttttcctaaattcaaaggaaataattgttttccaCAGCAGATTTCAGTTATGAGTTAACTGTAATGCAGGGCTACAGGTATGATTCATGGGAAAAATAAGCAGTTGTTCACCCGAAATATTCCAAGCATTGTTTTCCACAGGGTATTCACATTCCCAAGAGATGTAGGGTCGGTTACATCTTCAGCACGTCACGCTGATAGTAGCATTTCTCAGCAGAAATTTAAATGCCAAGTATTATAAACTATAAGTAATGTTTCTGTGCTTCATGCATAGTGTGAATGCCCTaataaaatgcatctttcaCATAAGCACTAGAGATTGTCAAGGACATAGATTAAGTTTTTTTCCACTATTGCCTTAATAATATAAACCagatggggatttttttttcccctgacattCCAGGCACCTGAGGTAATGGTAGACATTGGAAAGCCACTCAGTGgcacattatttttattctaaaaggTTTTAATAAGTGAATGTGGTACATAGCTATCTGCCGTTGGAGAAATAATGACGCAATGATGGTACTTCAGCTCTGTTTTAAGTGGCAGTGTTCCAAAGTGTCAGTGAATAGATGATGAAGGTAACTTCATGGTTTATTGCTATGGGGAAAGTTTGGTGTATTGTCTTCTACAAGAAAGTTGCTGAAATCATCACTGTCAGCAAATGACTGGATTGGGTATGAGCCTTCTGATTTGGATGAGATAGTGTAATTACGTGATGATGTTTGCGGTAGAAGGTAGGAGGTAAACAGCTTCTGCAGGTGaataaacaaagcagaactAAGGAATCTGATAATCACAGCTCCTTTATAAATAGACAAGAAAAGATAGTCTATAAGCTGTAATGTAAGTAAGAGCACAAGCTCTGTTGTCTAGGTTGCTGAGGCTTTTCCCTCAAATGCCAAAGCTAAGGCTGCTGCTATCTTGGCTATTTTTCTAAGAAGAACAGGGCTTAAAGACACGATTTAGGTGTAGGAGAgggagattttaaaaacagaaaactcatAGATAGCATGTGttaaggaagaaaggagaggcGGTTATCTGTTGGCCTCAGCATGTCAACATTTCTTAATGGATCTGCTAGTAGCTGCAAGTGTCCTGGTCATGACTGGCTGGAAGCAGCTCACctgttcttaccttttttttttttttctcttaattagAAGCTGGTTTTCTGGCTGGGAAATGATGTTTGTATGCATTTGACTACAGTAATTGCCCCTGAGTGACTGGATGGCACAAATCCTGGCACTGGGATTTTACCTGGCTGCATATACCTTGAGcaagttgtttgttttgctcTCTCCCCTGTTGTATTTGCAGATCATGCACAAATGCCCACTGTTCCCTCATGTTCCATAGCCAAAAGGCATCACCATTACAGGCTTCATTTTCAAGTTGTAGCTTGCTGATGACTGCAACTTCTCCCAGTCGCCCTGATTTTGCTGTATGGATCTTGCCCACATAATTGACAGTAATGATGGGAAGCACCACACCCAGGATTGGTTATAGCCATTAGCTAATAATCTCAGTTACAGAGTAAGGCCCATCGTACATTTGCCAGACTGGTGATGTAAGTAATAAATCCTTCCCTTGCCAGTATGCATTCGCCAACAAAAATCCCACTATTTGGTGTAACTGGGGAGTTTGGAAGAACATACGTACTAGCAAAAAGCACAGGTTTTACAATAGCAGCCCCCCTAAAAGGCCCACATGCAGCCTCTTACTGCTCATCAGGCTTGAGCAAAACTTGCTGTCCTCTGTTCTGAACTAGTTGTAGACACATTTATCAGGTCCTGTTTAAGAGAGGAATGTATGGAGTGTTTAAGCAGCATGTCAAATTTCATTTAGCCTTTTTACTCAGCAAATTGTGCATCTCTTGCTGGTTTGAGTAAGTAACTGGGTAGTTGTTATACAGTAGAAAAATCATTGCTTCTAGCTTTGTGCCTGTAAGATTCAAAAATGTGTCCAACTGCATCTGAAGCCAACTCTGACCAGCatttctgcaggttttgttttctacatCCAATATTGGAGGTAAAATTACCTGCAATTAATATATTCCTTATAATCCTGCACTAACTGTGCATCATGTTAATCCCTTCCTGCctcagaaaaaacagcaaacaaccTGCAACATATTAAAACATACATGAATTATATTAAGCTTTGGTACAAGATAACTACAAATTCAGTCTTTAGTAGATGGTGACATTAATGTATCATTTCCAATTGTGCTTATAAATAACAGCACTTCAAAGTCAGCACACACTCAGAATGTGTTTCCCATATCGTGACAAAAGCTAGGCAATTCCCATACGTGggcacgcatgcacacacacactctctgGTGCATATACTCCATGTGTTTGAGAGAGAGACTGCTAAGTAATGCAAGTTACCCGAGGTGAGAACGGagcttttcctctgtgcttcaggGGAAATGCTGCATGTCAGTGAAGTGAGAACTTTTCTTTCCAAGGGCCAGGTCCTGTGCAGCCCCAATGCCTCCTAAAGATAAATTCCTTCCCATTTAATTGTACCCCTCAGAAACTTGTGCCCCGGTAGTCTCCAAACAGTAACAAAAGGCTTCCAAGATTGAAATCAATAACTCGGTCATAATCCCCTTCTTGGAATTTGGTGTAAATGAAAGTCTCTTGGGAAGGAGTACtagaaatacagatttcctGACACTGTAACCTAATTCCTGGAAGCATTCCTTTCTCAAGACTGTGGTAAATGCTAGCACAGCTTATTGGGGTTTTTGTGAGGGGCCACAGTAGCAGAAATAAGTAGCAGGTAGTTTAAACATCAGCTCAGAAGCTCCGCATGGGAATATTGCAGAAGCAGGGGAAATACATGGCCATAGCTCTGAGTGTTGCAGGTCATGCAAGAGtagctggaagaaaagaacaaagctcTGTAGTCTGGTTCTCAAAACCTTGACTCAAAGAGTTTTACTTGTGGCAGAATATAAATAGCTGTAAATGCAACAAACTAAAAACATACAGggaatgcttttatttttagagaacGGTGCTGGAGATAGATGGGCTGAAGTTAAGGTCTTTTCTATCTCTGTCTAATTGTTCTCGCTAAGGCATCATCTACCATGTGGTGAAAAGCTCCATACCACCTGTGTGATACTAGTGTGTATGGGTGGGCACTTACACCTTCTGAAATCCCCAAAAGTTCctcctttgctgttttaaaCAATTGACACTCACCTGTAATTTTCTCACATAGGTTTACAAAACACACAAACTTGTCAATGCTGGCATATCTGATATCACCATTCGTCCAGACAAGAAGATTTTAGCAACAGCAGGGTGGGATCATCGCATCAGGATCTTTGGCTGGAAAAAACTGAAGCCCTTAGCAGTGCTGGACTACCACACAGCAACGGTCCATTGTGTGTCCTTCTCGGATCACACAGACCTCAGTGAGAGactgctggcagctggctcAAAAGACCACCGCATCAGTATCTGGTCAATATATACATAGACGTGACTTGTTCTGCGCTGTCATGGACTAAGAAAACAGC
This genomic interval from Falco peregrinus isolate bFalPer1 chromosome 2, bFalPer1.pri, whole genome shotgun sequence contains the following:
- the GNB1L gene encoding guanine nucleotide-binding protein subunit beta-like protein 1 isoform X1, with the protein product MALPPPDPQFVLRGTSAAVYTLHFSCGGQEPDVPILFSGSQNGFIHVWNLKTHRVDTTLDGHGRKSVYCVETMGGKNRLLSQGRDQRICLWDLAEGRASVTDSVFTENVGFCRCSLLKVAQGRWLMAMAAKALEEVQVLELPSKTSVCTLKPEVGAKLGMPMCLKLWQLSCGSQPLLLAGYEDGSVVLWNLSMGKASSQLGCHQEPVMSLDFDSEKAKGISGSSEKVLSIWSLNEQQNLQVYKTHKLVNAGISDITIRPDKKILATAGWDHRIRIFGWKKLKPLAVLDYHTATVHCVSFSDHTDLSERLLAAGSKDHRISIWSIYT
- the GNB1L gene encoding guanine nucleotide-binding protein subunit beta-like protein 1 isoform X2; the protein is MHPWNSTVGSASLKLMLKLLPRLFQRRILIEDSMKSKVASLVVARMALPPPDPQFVLRGTSAAVYTLHFSCGGQEPDVPILFSGSQNGFIHVWNLKTHRVDTTLDGHGRKSVYCVETMGGKNRLLSQGRDQRICLWDLAEGRASVTDSVFTENVGFCRCSLLKVAQGRWLMAMAAKALEEVQVLELPSKTSVCTLKPEVGAKLGMPMCLKLWQLSCGSQPLLLAGYEDGSVVLWNLSMGKASSQLGCHQEPVMSLDFDSEKAKGISGSSEKVLSIWSLNEQQNLQVYKTHKLVNAGISDITIRPDKKILATAGWDHRIRIFGWKKLKPLAVLDYHTATVHCVSFSDHTDLSERLLAAGSKDHRISIWSIYT